One Anas platyrhynchos isolate ZD024472 breed Pekin duck chromosome 2, IASCAAS_PekinDuck_T2T, whole genome shotgun sequence DNA segment encodes these proteins:
- the PRR15 gene encoding proline-rich protein 15, which produces MADSAAATAAAPAAKGGSSAGHWWKSLTGGKKKHKEAAAAPSPQPPSAAPGPREGATPPFGSGDPPGAAAGAGAGAGGGARRSLRVSHSGRFKETRKARTSLLADSPQVFNGGEPGQAAPGGQ; this is translated from the coding sequence ATGGCGGACAGCGCCGCGgccaccgccgccgcccccgccgctaAGGGCGGCAGCTCGGCGGGGCACTGGTGGAAGTCGCTGACCGGCGGCAAGAAGAAGCACAAGGAAGCggcggccgccccctccccgcagcctccctccgccgcccccggccctcGGGAGGGAGCGACGCCCCCCTTCGGCAGCGGGGaccccccgggggctgcggctggggctggggccggggctggcggcggAGCCCGGCGGAGCCTCCGCGTCTCGCACTCGGGGCGCTTCAAGGAGACGCGCAAGGCTCGCACCTCGCTGCTGGCCGACAGCCCCCAGGTCTTCAACGGCGGCGAGCCCGGCCAAGCCGCCCCCGGGGGCCAGTAG